In the Vibrio gigantis genome, one interval contains:
- the recB gene encoding exodeoxyribonuclease V subunit beta — translation MTTTSSVQVIAPQTLNTMTFPLHGARLIEASAGTGKTFTIAGLYLRLLLGHGTAAPQGELAEATRHHEPLTVDQILVVTFTEAATAELRDRIRARIHDARIAFARGQSDDPVIAPLLQEIEDHTGAAQTLLNAERQMDEAAVYTIHGFCQRMLTQNAFESGSRFDNEFVTDESHLKAQVVADYWRKQFYPLPIQLAGEVRNIWGSPAALLADVNRYLTGSPLKLTVDAMSGDLQTLHNQNLDKVKQLKALWCESETDFLALISGSDVNKRSYTKKSLPTWLEAVTAWAQSDTHDYQYPDKLEKFSQATLIEKTPKGTAPQHAVFEAIDDFLNNPADLKAPLLAHAITHCRTMLAKAKQQKQWLSFDDLLTQLSASIDVDEQSLLVERIRTLYPVAMIDEFQDTDPLQYSIFSRIYLDNPLCGLFMIGDPKQAIYGFRGADIFTYIKARNQVSAHYTLGTNWRSSADMVSAVNQVFMNSDSPFIYDQDIPFLPVAASPSADKRQWVMNGETQHALTFWLQEAEDKPLPKGEYHKAMAEATASKIQTILTASQNQQAYFDNGKNQHAVNAGDIAVLVRTGSEGRLIKNALSEQGIASVYLSNRDSVFTSLVAQDIQRLLQAVLTPENDRALRASLASELFALDAASLDELNNDEVVWENVVNEFREYRKLWLQRGVLPMLRSVISKRHLAERLLEEENGERSLTDLMHIGELLQQARQELDSDYGLLRWLAEAISDAQNGLGGSEDDIQRLESERNLVQIVTIHKSKGLEYDLVFLPFVASYREASEGKFYDHDSDTTVLDITGSDSALAQADKERLAEDLRLIYVALTRAVYGCFIGMAPLRKGRSTKEPTGVHLSAMGYLVQNGQEQGIAELHQALAAIEGKNSSVLLAETPTAHEQVFVQTEQVSEDLHANELKASIDRAWRITSYSGLVKQGSHGASHDATIEVSGFDIDSADEQDESELIEPERSIFTFPRGARPGTFLHTLFEEVEFTEPASSEHNTQVITHLLESEQYELEWLPVLQQLVDTVLNTALDGKNLKLSEKDSTQRLVEMEFLLPIEVLAASELNQTIQYHDPLSAKAGDLGFQTVKGMLKGFIDLVFEHQGKYYVLDWKSNHLGDDVAVYHGEALKSAMADHRYDLQYQIYALALHRFLRSRVANYSYEQHFGGVYYLFLRGMDGQSQQGIFSAKPTLALLDEMDQLIDGKVIDRRSAQLNDETGQMGLL, via the coding sequence ATGACGACCACAAGCAGTGTTCAGGTAATTGCTCCACAGACACTCAATACCATGACGTTTCCACTTCATGGCGCGCGTTTAATTGAAGCATCGGCGGGTACAGGTAAAACATTTACCATCGCTGGCTTGTACTTACGCCTATTGCTTGGGCACGGCACGGCTGCGCCGCAAGGTGAACTCGCGGAAGCTACCCGACATCACGAGCCGCTCACTGTAGATCAAATCCTAGTCGTGACTTTTACTGAAGCAGCAACCGCAGAGCTGCGTGACCGTATCCGTGCGCGAATCCATGATGCGCGCATTGCGTTTGCTCGCGGGCAAAGTGATGACCCAGTGATTGCACCTCTTTTACAAGAGATCGAAGATCACACTGGCGCCGCACAAACACTGCTCAATGCCGAAAGGCAAATGGACGAAGCCGCGGTCTACACCATTCACGGCTTTTGTCAGCGAATGTTGACTCAAAATGCCTTCGAGTCTGGCAGCCGATTTGATAATGAGTTTGTGACAGATGAAAGCCATCTTAAAGCGCAAGTAGTAGCCGACTATTGGCGTAAGCAGTTTTACCCGCTACCTATTCAGCTAGCAGGTGAGGTCCGTAATATCTGGGGTTCACCGGCTGCATTATTAGCAGACGTCAATCGTTATCTGACGGGCTCTCCATTGAAGCTAACCGTTGATGCGATGTCGGGTGATTTGCAAACTCTACACAATCAGAACCTGGATAAAGTGAAGCAGCTCAAAGCGCTGTGGTGTGAGTCTGAAACGGACTTTTTGGCTTTGATCTCAGGTTCGGATGTGAACAAGCGCAGCTACACCAAGAAGTCGCTGCCGACATGGCTAGAGGCGGTGACGGCATGGGCACAAAGTGACACCCATGATTATCAATATCCAGACAAGTTAGAGAAGTTCTCTCAAGCCACGTTAATCGAGAAAACACCGAAAGGTACCGCACCTCAGCATGCCGTTTTCGAAGCGATTGATGATTTCCTAAATAACCCAGCCGACCTTAAGGCTCCGTTATTGGCTCATGCGATTACTCACTGTCGAACTATGCTAGCCAAGGCAAAACAGCAGAAGCAGTGGTTATCATTCGATGACTTGTTGACCCAGTTATCTGCGTCGATTGATGTCGATGAGCAATCCTTGCTGGTGGAAAGAATTCGCACACTCTACCCGGTTGCGATGATCGATGAATTCCAAGATACCGACCCGCTGCAGTACAGTATTTTTAGTCGAATCTATCTCGATAACCCGCTGTGCGGCTTGTTTATGATCGGTGACCCGAAGCAGGCTATTTATGGTTTCCGTGGCGCAGATATCTTTACCTATATCAAGGCGAGAAACCAAGTTAGTGCTCACTACACCTTAGGCACTAACTGGCGTTCAAGCGCTGATATGGTCAGCGCAGTAAACCAAGTGTTTATGAATTCGGACAGTCCGTTTATCTATGACCAAGACATCCCATTCTTACCTGTTGCCGCCAGTCCATCAGCCGACAAACGCCAATGGGTGATGAACGGAGAAACTCAGCACGCACTCACCTTTTGGTTGCAAGAGGCTGAAGATAAGCCGTTACCTAAGGGCGAATATCACAAGGCAATGGCTGAGGCGACGGCGAGTAAAATTCAAACCATTCTGACTGCTTCTCAAAACCAGCAAGCCTATTTTGATAACGGCAAAAACCAACATGCAGTGAATGCGGGTGATATTGCTGTCTTGGTTCGAACCGGCAGTGAAGGTCGTCTGATCAAGAACGCGCTCTCTGAGCAAGGCATTGCAAGTGTTTATTTGTCTAACAGAGACAGTGTATTCACCAGCTTGGTTGCGCAAGATATTCAACGTCTGCTGCAAGCGGTGCTGACGCCCGAAAACGACCGTGCGTTGCGCGCGAGCCTAGCCTCCGAGTTGTTCGCTCTGGATGCCGCATCATTGGATGAACTCAATAACGATGAAGTGGTGTGGGAAAACGTGGTTAATGAGTTTCGTGAGTATCGTAAGCTGTGGCTACAGCGTGGCGTGTTACCAATGCTTCGCAGCGTGATCAGCAAGCGACATCTCGCGGAACGCTTGCTGGAAGAAGAAAATGGTGAGCGCTCACTCACTGATTTGATGCACATAGGTGAATTGCTGCAACAGGCAAGACAAGAGCTCGACAGCGACTATGGCTTGCTGCGTTGGCTAGCAGAAGCGATTTCCGATGCTCAAAATGGTTTAGGTGGCAGTGAAGATGACATTCAACGCCTTGAATCAGAGAGAAACTTGGTGCAAATCGTTACCATCCATAAGTCGAAAGGTTTGGAATATGACTTAGTATTCCTTCCATTTGTTGCGAGTTATCGAGAAGCGAGCGAAGGCAAATTCTACGACCATGATTCAGACACCACGGTGCTGGATATTACAGGTAGTGATAGTGCCTTAGCCCAAGCGGATAAAGAACGACTCGCGGAAGACCTGCGTTTGATTTATGTAGCGCTGACTCGTGCGGTTTATGGCTGTTTCATTGGCATGGCGCCACTGCGTAAAGGGCGTTCAACCAAAGAACCGACCGGCGTGCATTTGAGTGCGATGGGTTATTTGGTTCAAAACGGACAAGAGCAGGGTATTGCCGAATTGCATCAGGCTCTAGCGGCCATTGAAGGCAAAAATTCAAGTGTGCTGTTAGCCGAAACACCAACTGCTCACGAGCAAGTGTTTGTACAAACAGAGCAAGTGAGTGAAGACTTACATGCTAATGAACTCAAGGCTTCAATCGACAGGGCTTGGCGTATTACCAGTTACTCGGGGCTAGTAAAGCAAGGCAGTCACGGTGCGAGTCATGACGCGACCATTGAGGTGTCTGGCTTTGATATTGACTCGGCTGATGAGCAGGATGAGTCTGAGTTGATTGAACCTGAACGCTCTATCTTTACGTTCCCTCGTGGTGCTCGCCCGGGTACTTTTTTACACACCTTGTTTGAGGAGGTTGAGTTTACCGAGCCAGCAAGCAGCGAACACAACACGCAAGTAATCACTCACTTATTAGAATCAGAACAATACGAATTAGAGTGGCTACCTGTGCTTCAGCAACTGGTCGATACGGTGCTGAACACTGCATTGGATGGCAAGAACTTAAAACTAAGCGAGAAAGATTCGACGCAACGCTTAGTTGAGATGGAGTTCTTGCTACCGATCGAAGTTTTGGCTGCATCTGAACTGAATCAAACCATTCAATATCATGATCCGTTATCAGCCAAAGCGGGCGACCTAGGTTTCCAAACCGTGAAAGGCATGTTGAAAGGCTTCATCGATTTGGTGTTCGAGCACCAAGGCAAATACTATGTACTCGACTGGAAATCGAACCATTTAGGTGATGATGTCGCTGTTTACCATGGCGAGGCATTGAAATCGGCGATGGCCGACCACCGCTATGATTTGCAATATCAAATCTATGCATTGGCGTTGCACCGTTTCTTACGTAGTCGTGTTGCCAATTACAGCTACGAGCAACATTTTGGTGGCGTGTACTACTTGTTCTTACGAGGAATGGACGGCCAATCTCAGCAAGGTATTTTCTCAGCGAAACCAACACTGGCTTTACTTGATGAAATGGATCAATTGATTGACGGTAAAGTGATAGACAGACGTTCAGCACAATTGAATGATGAAACTGGACAGATGGGGCTTTTATAA
- the recD gene encoding exodeoxyribonuclease V subunit alpha, with protein sequence MTTTTTNTSIDTANAVKPFSLIPEQLMDVLKFLADKGSIRQLDYQFARFIAQQATSYSQEIGFLAGVVSHELGKGHICTQLIQKHTTGHKQTADLAQLLGLYGETALQLNQKLLGIDWLAVLQSSNLVGVTNDCVMPMMFDGQRVYLQRYWNYEVVLADTLNRLSKPVEFNIEQKKALTGTLNQLFARSYHFLFNALAKAEANQQTSQVLRQQLVCDHLDIVDEQSLNWGAIDQAIVQAKQVTDLDVLDGLVPLSVCLNWQKVAAAVALSRRFAVISGGPGTGKTTTVTKLLSAMVEQSLSQGKAPTIKLVAPTGKAAARLTESIGKAIEQLPLAPEVKANIPTESSTLHRLLGAIPNRAEFRHNRRNPLHLDILVVDEASMVDLSMMYKLVDALPEHARLILLGDKDQLASVEAGAVLGDICSFNSAGYSSAQGNLIAEMTGFDAIANTQQAKAGIVNPPAIADSLCMLQKSYRFDARSGIGQLAKAINNGSANQVDQVFAKGFGDIENHPLSSDSYNLMLRTLVNEYGAYLNRMNVPLEELETQEARAKSVLDLFSQCRLLCSIREGDFGVNGLNHRIERALAARRLVNPHNDELWYHGRPVMVTRNDHGLGLYNGDIGICMLEADSSQAESTPRLKVYFELPDGSVKAVLPSRVPDHETAYAMTIHKSQGSEFDLTLMILPPDFSPILTRELIYTGITRAKKRLMMFSDTNVLKRGIKVKTERVSGLGSRLTN encoded by the coding sequence ATGACAACAACGACCACTAATACCAGCATAGATACTGCGAACGCAGTAAAGCCATTTTCACTTATTCCTGAGCAACTCATGGATGTACTTAAATTTCTGGCAGATAAGGGTTCGATTCGTCAGTTGGATTATCAATTTGCTCGTTTTATTGCTCAGCAAGCCACGAGTTACTCTCAAGAGATAGGCTTCCTTGCTGGTGTAGTGAGCCATGAGTTAGGCAAAGGACACATTTGTACTCAGCTGATACAGAAGCACACGACAGGCCACAAACAAACGGCAGATCTAGCTCAGTTACTTGGGTTGTACGGTGAAACGGCCCTGCAATTGAATCAAAAGTTGTTAGGTATTGATTGGTTGGCGGTACTTCAATCGTCCAATTTAGTTGGAGTAACCAATGACTGTGTTATGCCGATGATGTTTGATGGGCAGCGTGTCTACTTACAGCGTTACTGGAACTACGAGGTGGTACTGGCAGACACGTTAAACCGTTTAAGTAAGCCGGTAGAGTTCAATATTGAACAGAAAAAGGCGCTGACGGGAACACTTAATCAGCTCTTTGCACGCAGTTATCACTTTCTGTTTAACGCCTTAGCCAAGGCTGAAGCAAACCAACAAACGTCTCAGGTACTGCGTCAACAGCTGGTGTGTGATCATCTTGATATCGTCGACGAGCAATCTCTGAATTGGGGGGCAATCGACCAAGCGATCGTCCAAGCTAAGCAGGTAACGGACTTAGATGTTCTAGACGGTTTGGTTCCGCTATCAGTATGTTTGAACTGGCAAAAAGTGGCGGCAGCGGTGGCGCTGAGTCGTCGCTTTGCGGTGATTTCCGGAGGGCCGGGTACTGGTAAGACAACAACGGTAACCAAATTACTGTCGGCGATGGTCGAGCAATCACTAAGCCAAGGCAAAGCACCAACGATTAAGCTAGTGGCACCAACGGGTAAAGCGGCAGCGCGTTTAACAGAGTCAATCGGTAAAGCGATTGAGCAACTGCCATTAGCGCCTGAAGTAAAAGCCAACATACCAACGGAATCAAGCACTTTACACAGATTGCTCGGTGCGATTCCCAACCGTGCTGAGTTTAGACATAACCGACGTAATCCACTTCACCTTGATATCTTGGTGGTGGATGAAGCGTCGATGGTTGATCTGTCGATGATGTATAAGCTGGTGGATGCACTTCCTGAACACGCAAGGCTTATCTTGTTGGGAGATAAAGACCAATTGGCTTCCGTTGAGGCTGGTGCAGTGTTAGGTGATATCTGCTCATTCAATTCAGCAGGCTACAGCAGTGCGCAAGGCAACTTGATTGCGGAGATGACAGGCTTTGATGCGATAGCCAATACACAGCAGGCAAAAGCGGGAATCGTAAATCCTCCTGCCATTGCAGACAGCCTATGTATGCTGCAGAAGAGTTACCGTTTCGATGCGCGTTCTGGTATTGGTCAGCTGGCAAAAGCAATCAATAACGGATCTGCGAATCAAGTAGACCAAGTGTTTGCCAAAGGTTTTGGCGATATCGAAAATCATCCTCTATCGAGCGACAGCTATAACTTGATGCTACGTACTTTAGTCAATGAATATGGTGCGTACCTCAACCGAATGAATGTGCCATTGGAAGAGCTAGAAACTCAAGAAGCGAGAGCCAAATCGGTACTCGATTTGTTCAGCCAATGCCGACTGTTGTGCTCTATTCGTGAAGGCGATTTTGGTGTTAATGGTCTCAACCACAGAATTGAAAGGGCGCTTGCCGCAAGGCGTTTAGTGAATCCACATAATGATGAATTGTGGTATCACGGGCGACCAGTGATGGTAACGCGTAACGATCATGGCTTGGGGTTATACAATGGTGATATTGGTATCTGTATGCTTGAGGCGGATTCAAGCCAAGCTGAATCAACTCCTCGTTTGAAGGTCTATTTTGAATTGCCTGATGGCAGTGTAAAAGCGGTGCTACCAAGCCGAGTGCCTGATCATGAAACGGCTTATGCGATGACGATTCACAAATCTCAAGGCAGTGAATTTGATTTAACCTTAATGATTCTGCCGCCAGATTTCAGCCCAATTTTGACACGTGAGCTTATCTACACAGGTATTACGCGTGCGAAGAAACGACTGATGATGTTCAGTGATACTAATGTACTAAAACGTGGGATTAAGGTGAAGACAGAGCGAGTGAGTGGCTTAGGAAGTCGCTTAACCAACTAG